The proteins below are encoded in one region of Mycobacterium shinjukuense:
- a CDS encoding MmpS family transport accessory protein has protein sequence MKGISIARLARRWWMLVVAVVVVAAAGFGVYRLHGIFGSHSTASASGAIANEIVPFNPKQVVLEVFGAPGSVATINYLDIKAQPQQVLDATLPWSLTMTTTLPGVFANLVAQGNGDFIGCRITINGVVKDERSVNEVNAYTFCLDKSG, from the coding sequence GTGAAAGGGATTTCAATTGCCCGCCTGGCCAGGCGGTGGTGGATGCTGGTGGTCGCGGTGGTCGTCGTCGCCGCCGCGGGGTTCGGCGTCTATCGGCTGCATGGAATCTTCGGCTCGCACAGCACCGCTTCGGCCAGCGGCGCCATCGCGAATGAGATCGTCCCGTTCAACCCCAAACAGGTGGTTCTGGAAGTCTTTGGCGCTCCGGGCAGCGTGGCAACGATCAACTACCTGGACATCAAGGCCCAGCCGCAGCAAGTGCTCGACGCCACCCTGCCCTGGTCGCTGACGATGACGACGACGCTGCCCGGGGTCTTCGCCAACCTCGTGGCACAAGGCAACGGCGATTTCATCGGCTGCCGCATCACCATCAATGGAGTTGTCAAAGACGAAAGGTCGGTCAACGAAGTGAATGCCTACACCTTCTGCCTGGACAAGTCCGGATGA
- a CDS encoding TetR/AcrR family transcriptional regulator encodes MVGAVTQIANRAGQSSPWSPREAELLDVTLRLLQQHGYDGLTVDAVATTAKASKATVYRRWPSKAELVLAAFIEGIRQVAVPPETGSLRGDLLRLGELVCAQARQHASTMRAVLVEVSRNPALDDVMQHQFVEQRKAVIQHILRQAVDRGEIADGAISDELWDLLPGYLLFRSVMANRPPTEHTVRALVDDVLIPSLSRPIG; translated from the coding sequence ATCGTTGGCGCTGTGACCCAGATTGCCAATCGCGCCGGGCAGTCCTCACCGTGGTCGCCACGCGAGGCGGAGTTGCTCGACGTCACGTTACGGTTGCTGCAGCAACATGGGTATGACGGGTTGACGGTGGACGCGGTCGCCACGACCGCCAAGGCCAGCAAGGCCACGGTGTACCGGCGCTGGCCGTCGAAAGCCGAACTGGTGTTGGCCGCGTTCATCGAGGGCATTCGCCAGGTCGCGGTGCCGCCCGAAACCGGCTCACTCCGCGGCGATTTGCTGCGCCTGGGGGAGCTGGTATGCGCCCAGGCCCGCCAGCATGCCAGCACCATGCGCGCGGTGCTTGTCGAGGTGTCCCGCAACCCCGCGCTCGACGACGTCATGCAGCACCAGTTCGTCGAACAACGGAAAGCCGTGATCCAGCACATCCTGCGGCAGGCCGTTGACCGCGGTGAGATCGCCGACGGCGCGATCAGCGATGAACTGTGGGATCTGCTGCCCGGCTACCTGCTTTTCCGGTCCGTGATGGCCAACCGGCCCCCAACCGAGCACACGGTGCGTGCCCTCGTCGACGACGTCCTCATTCCCAGCCTCAGCCGACCGATCGGCTAG
- a CDS encoding nuclear transport factor 2 family protein, whose translation MTMTRQERHMLHAATARAAILDLTARHNRAYSDGDRDAWVATFRDSGASYSRGGETFTDVRSAFDGGDGQRLVSLDHEVHVDGTNATQRCVVLLCAAIRGDTTVRATGTFQDRLIYERGGWYFTSRALEWDSVPGRHPLVM comes from the coding sequence ATGACCATGACCCGGCAGGAACGACACATGCTGCACGCCGCAACCGCCCGCGCAGCCATCCTGGACCTGACCGCTCGCCACAATCGGGCCTACTCCGATGGTGACCGTGACGCCTGGGTGGCCACCTTCCGTGATTCCGGCGCCAGCTACAGCCGCGGCGGTGAGACGTTCACCGACGTGCGTTCGGCCTTCGACGGCGGCGATGGGCAGCGTTTGGTCAGCCTCGACCACGAGGTCCACGTCGACGGCACCAACGCCACCCAGCGCTGTGTCGTGCTGCTTTGTGCCGCCATACGTGGCGACACCACGGTGCGCGCCACCGGGACATTCCAGGATCGGCTGATCTACGAGCGCGGCGGCTGGTACTTCACTTCCCGCGCTCTCGAATGGGATTCGGTGCCCGGCCGTCACCCGCTCGTCATGTGA
- a CDS encoding DUF1906 domain-containing protein produces the protein MSVSRRDVLKLAAATPGLLGAGVAAASWRAAPVSAGSLGTLLDYAAGVIPAGQIRAAGAVGAIRYVSDRRPGGAWMLGKPIQLSEARDLHANGLKIVSCYQYGKGSTADWLGGADSGVQHAKRGLELHAAAGGPASAPIYASIDDNPTYDQYKNQIVPYLRSWEAVLGHQRTGVYANSKTIDWAVNDGLGSYFWQHNWGSPKGYTHPAANLHQVEIDKRKVGGVGVDINEILKPQFGQWA, from the coding sequence GTGTCGGTCTCGCGGCGTGACGTGCTCAAACTGGCGGCGGCGACTCCGGGCCTGCTCGGTGCTGGCGTCGCGGCCGCCTCATGGCGTGCCGCACCGGTATCGGCGGGTTCGCTGGGCACCCTGCTGGACTATGCCGCCGGAGTCATCCCGGCCGGCCAGATCAGGGCGGCCGGCGCCGTGGGCGCGATCCGCTACGTATCCGATCGGCGGCCGGGCGGCGCCTGGATGCTCGGCAAGCCGATCCAGCTCAGCGAGGCGCGTGACCTACATGCCAACGGGCTCAAGATCGTTTCCTGCTATCAGTACGGCAAGGGCAGCACCGCCGACTGGCTGGGCGGTGCCGACTCCGGCGTGCAGCATGCCAAGCGGGGATTGGAGCTGCATGCCGCGGCCGGCGGTCCGGCCAGCGCCCCCATCTACGCCTCGATCGACGACAACCCGACATATGACCAGTACAAGAACCAGATCGTGCCGTATCTGCGGTCCTGGGAGGCGGTGCTCGGCCACCAGCGGACCGGCGTATACGCCAACTCGAAGACGATCGACTGGGCGGTGAACGACGGCTTGGGGTCTTATTTCTGGCAGCACAACTGGGGATCGCCCAAGGGGTACACCCATCCGGCCGCGAATCTGCACCAGGTGGAGATCGACAAACGCAAGGTCGGTGGGGTCGGGGTGGACATCAACGAAATCCTCAAGCCCCAATTCGGGCAGTGGGCCTAA